In one Nocardia tengchongensis genomic region, the following are encoded:
- a CDS encoding glycoside hydrolase family 172 protein — protein MVHEIWQLDGRRTRSVSAENPTGEPGGGGRAISGTGAYAAAGLGRGWKVSPSIDLRPGETATLADISGPGVIRHLWLTTDRALLRDFTLQMYWDDAPEPAVAVPLGDFFCNGWEQLALVNSAMVVVAPAGGLNSYWPMPFHDRALITLHNGSEQAAPVYYQITYLEEELPGAVGYLHTRWRCSDPLGTPAEHPIVEIDGGPGRYAGTYLAVQPRATGWWGEGELKFYLDDDTEFPTLCGTGTEDYFGGAWNFDLDGAYRPYSTPYLGMPQVLPPHRIYEPHQRFGMYRWHIPDPICFESGLRATVQALGWREDGHYLPLDQAHVASTAFWYQAHP, from the coding sequence ATGGTGCACGAGATCTGGCAGCTGGACGGGCGGCGCACCCGCTCGGTGAGCGCGGAGAACCCGACCGGTGAGCCCGGTGGGGGCGGACGAGCCATCTCCGGGACCGGTGCGTACGCGGCCGCGGGGCTGGGGCGGGGCTGGAAGGTCTCGCCCTCCATCGATCTGCGGCCGGGTGAAACCGCCACGCTCGCCGATATTTCCGGGCCGGGCGTGATCCGGCACCTGTGGCTCACCACCGATCGCGCGCTGCTGCGCGACTTCACGCTCCAGATGTATTGGGACGATGCGCCCGAACCGGCCGTCGCGGTGCCGCTGGGCGACTTCTTCTGCAACGGCTGGGAGCAGCTGGCCCTCGTGAATTCCGCCATGGTGGTGGTCGCGCCCGCGGGCGGGCTGAACAGCTACTGGCCCATGCCGTTCCACGACCGCGCGCTGATCACCCTGCACAACGGGTCCGAGCAGGCCGCGCCGGTGTACTACCAGATCACCTATCTGGAAGAGGAGTTACCGGGCGCCGTCGGGTATCTGCACACCCGGTGGCGCTGCTCCGATCCGCTGGGCACCCCCGCGGAGCATCCGATCGTCGAGATCGACGGCGGTCCCGGGCGGTATGCCGGAACGTATCTGGCCGTGCAGCCGCGGGCGACCGGCTGGTGGGGCGAGGGCGAGCTCAAGTTCTATCTCGACGACGACACCGAATTCCCCACGCTGTGCGGCACCGGGACCGAGGACTATTTCGGCGGCGCCTGGAATTTCGATCTCGACGGCGCTTATCGCCCCTACTCGACCCCCTATCTGGGCATGCCGCAGGTGCTGCCGCCGCATCGAATCTACGAACCGCACCAGCGATTCGGCATGTACCGCTGGCACATTCCCGACCCCATCTGTTTCGAGTCCGGGCTGCGCGCCACCGTGCAAGCGCTCGGTTGGCGCGAGGACGGGCATTACCTACCGCTGGACCAGGCCCACGTGGCTTCCACCGCCTTCTGGTATCAGGCGCACCCCTGA
- a CDS encoding zinc-dependent alcohol dehydrogenase family protein, whose protein sequence is MRALVVEKPGQFSVESVPDPLPGTGEVVVRVDAVGICGTDIHIVEGEFPPTPYPIVPGHEFAGEVVALGVDAAGVRIGDRVAVDPSLFCGRCHYCAIGRGNLCENWGAIGDTVDGAMAEYVKVPAANCYRLPGHLSPAHGALVEPLSCAVHGFDGLPRRLGSHYLIYGAGTMGLLMQQLAIAAGAASVSMVDTNADRLAIARTLGADAATVSADDMDRPEGWEIVIDCSGTVAAIEDGLTRVRRGGTYLQFGVAPAAARANISPFQIYNDEITIVGSMAVLHSFGRAVDLLGEGVIDADTVITHDFALEEFDEALRTFRAGTGRKIQLHPGRAAR, encoded by the coding sequence ATGCGCGCCTTGGTCGTCGAGAAGCCCGGACAGTTCTCGGTCGAATCCGTGCCCGATCCGCTACCCGGCACCGGTGAGGTGGTGGTCCGGGTGGACGCGGTCGGCATATGCGGCACCGATATCCATATCGTCGAGGGCGAATTCCCGCCCACGCCCTATCCGATCGTGCCCGGACACGAATTTGCCGGGGAGGTGGTGGCACTCGGCGTGGACGCGGCCGGGGTGCGGATCGGCGATCGGGTCGCGGTGGATCCCTCGCTGTTCTGCGGACGCTGCCACTATTGCGCGATCGGGCGCGGCAACCTGTGCGAGAACTGGGGCGCGATCGGCGACACCGTGGACGGCGCCATGGCCGAGTACGTGAAAGTGCCCGCCGCCAATTGTTATCGGCTGCCGGGCCATCTCTCGCCCGCGCACGGCGCACTGGTGGAACCGCTCTCGTGCGCGGTGCACGGATTCGACGGGCTGCCACGGCGACTCGGCTCGCATTACTTGATCTACGGCGCGGGCACCATGGGGCTGCTCATGCAGCAGCTGGCCATCGCGGCGGGCGCGGCGTCGGTGTCGATGGTGGACACCAATGCCGACCGGCTGGCCATCGCCCGCACCCTGGGCGCGGACGCGGCCACCGTGTCCGCCGACGACATGGACCGGCCCGAGGGCTGGGAGATCGTGATCGATTGCAGCGGAACGGTGGCCGCCATCGAGGACGGGCTCACCCGGGTCCGGCGCGGCGGCACCTATCTGCAGTTCGGGGTGGCCCCGGCGGCCGCGCGGGCGAACATCTCGCCCTTCCAGATCTACAACGACGAGATCACCATCGTCGGATCCATGGCGGTACTGCACAGTTTCGGTCGGGCGGTGGACCTGCTCGGCGAGGGCGTCATCGACGCGGACACCGTGATCACCCATGATTTCGCGCTCGAGGAATTCGACGAGGCCCTGCGGACCTTCCGCGCGGGCACCGGACGCAAGATCCAGCTGCATCCCGGACGGGCGGCACGATAG